A region of Ochotona princeps isolate mOchPri1 chromosome 9, mOchPri1.hap1, whole genome shotgun sequence DNA encodes the following proteins:
- the POLR2K gene encoding DNA-directed RNA polymerases I, II, and III subunit RPABC4, with protein sequence MDTQKDVQPPKQQPMIYICGECHTENEIKSRDPIRCRECGYRIMYKKRTKRLVVFDAR encoded by the exons ATGGACACCCAGAAGGACGTTCAGCCCCCCAAGCAGCAGCCAATGATTTACATTTGTGGAG AATGTCACAcggaaaatgagataaaatccaGGGATCCAATCAGATGCAGGGAGTGTGGATACAGAATCATGTACAAGAAGAGGACAAAAAGAT TGGTGGTTTTTGATGCCCGATGA